In one Hominilimicola fabiformis genomic region, the following are encoded:
- a CDS encoding extracellular solute-binding protein — protein sequence MKKICKLLSFLLICTLGATVLSGCGEKKNVATTTNEAYVMDENLNPPGEFPVCKEKITLTVGIPKDALVTDYDENLYTKALEEKMNCDIEFVYLPSTVAEAKQKVELMIAADGKDLPDIIVNVPMEDSSILRYGSRGFIKSLNQYYDNSAYYLNDVLKAETNLKDMITMADGNIYVIPRYQKILQNELGYRMWIYKPWLEKLNLSEPKTLDEFYNVLKAFKEKDPNGNGLADEIPFIGATSGGENWFCDFIAAAFQPIDIQSNYLYPENGKIKAAYVEPEYKEALKYLNKLCTEGLLSPSSFTSDGAQTRQTIQNPSGVQVGCFTSMAPTYLINATDRAEGYDILAPLTQDNGTGYAVYAASIPTNSFFITKNCQYPEAAFRLGDIMMSEEMSIWNRFGKKGTDWIEPEEGDHGMFESMGYKAKIKPVLAWGSPQNSHWQQGAPAYRSYELACATVDSGSNIYETRIAEHLQSYLDKKPKEYITKIIYTEDEINAINEIQQNITSYRKDSVARFIIGDWDIESGWEDYLKEMKAIGVDEMLDIVQKAYDRCNK from the coding sequence ATGAAAAAGATTTGTAAATTGCTATCATTTTTATTGATTTGCACTCTCGGAGCTACGGTTCTTAGCGGCTGCGGAGAGAAAAAGAATGTTGCTACAACAACGAACGAAGCTTATGTGATGGACGAAAATCTTAATCCACCGGGAGAATTTCCTGTTTGCAAAGAAAAAATTACTCTGACAGTAGGTATTCCCAAAGATGCATTAGTTACAGATTATGACGAAAATCTTTATACCAAAGCACTTGAAGAAAAAATGAATTGTGATATTGAATTTGTTTATCTGCCGTCAACTGTCGCAGAGGCAAAGCAAAAGGTAGAACTGATGATTGCAGCAGACGGTAAGGATTTGCCGGATATAATTGTGAATGTTCCTATGGAGGACAGTTCTATTTTGAGATATGGTTCAAGAGGTTTCATCAAATCTTTGAATCAATACTATGATAATTCCGCTTATTATTTGAATGATGTTTTAAAAGCAGAAACTAATCTTAAGGATATGATTACTATGGCTGATGGCAATATCTATGTAATACCGCGTTATCAGAAAATCCTGCAAAACGAGCTGGGATATCGTATGTGGATTTACAAGCCGTGGCTTGAAAAGCTAAATCTTTCAGAACCGAAAACTTTGGACGAATTTTATAATGTTTTAAAGGCGTTTAAGGAGAAAGACCCAAATGGTAACGGATTAGCAGATGAGATTCCGTTTATCGGCGCTACAAGCGGCGGAGAAAACTGGTTCTGTGACTTTATTGCAGCAGCGTTCCAACCAATTGATATTCAAAGCAATTATCTATATCCTGAGAATGGAAAAATTAAAGCGGCTTATGTTGAGCCTGAGTATAAAGAGGCATTAAAGTATTTGAATAAGCTTTGTACAGAGGGTTTGCTTTCTCCATCATCTTTTACTTCTGATGGTGCACAGACCAGACAGACAATACAAAACCCAAGTGGCGTGCAAGTGGGTTGCTTTACCTCTATGGCACCGACCTATCTTATCAATGCAACAGATAGAGCGGAAGGATATGATATTCTCGCACCACTTACGCAGGATAACGGTACGGGATATGCAGTATATGCGGCAAGTATCCCGACAAACTCATTCTTTATCACAAAAAATTGTCAGTATCCTGAAGCAGCATTTCGTTTAGGGGATATTATGATGAGTGAAGAAATGTCCATTTGGAACAGATTTGGTAAGAAGGGAACGGATTGGATTGAACCGGAAGAGGGTGATCATGGCATGTTCGAAAGTATGGGATATAAGGCGAAAATCAAGCCTGTATTAGCATGGGGCTCGCCACAAAATTCTCATTGGCAGCAGGGCGCTCCCGCATACCGCAGTTATGAGCTTGCTTGTGCTACAGTAGACAGTGGCTCCAATATATATGAAACAAGAATTGCGGAGCATTTGCAATCCTATCTTGATAAGAAACCTAAGGAATATATAACAAAAATAATTTACACTGAGGATGAAATAAATGCTATCAATGAAATTCAGCAGAACATTACAAGTTATCGCAAAGACAGCGTAGCACGGTTTATAATCGGAGACTGGGATATTGAAAGCGGTTGGGAGGACTATCTCAAGGAAATGAAAGCGATAGGTGTTGATGAAATGCTTGATATTGTGCAGAAAGCATATGACAGATGCAATAAATAG
- a CDS encoding transposase, whose protein sequence is MDRYHFIRQMVWAFDKVRKRIQQIYGKKYRLLFKHSKRLLIKRNVKLKDWKKERSNSLLYISDEMLQAYYLKEQFYKIMDANDRQTAKQLMSDWISSAESCNIEEYKYCAKTLLNWQTEILNSFDVRLFKQFYQRL, encoded by the coding sequence ATTGACCGTTACCACTTTATCCGTCAAATGGTCTGGGCTTTCGATAAGGTAAGAAAACGGATACAACAAATCTACGGCAAAAAGTACCGCCTTTTATTCAAACACTCAAAACGGCTTCTCATAAAGCGAAATGTCAAGCTTAAGGATTGGAAAAAAGAACGGTCAAATTCTCTGCTTTACATATCTGATGAAATGCTTCAGGCGTACTATCTTAAGGAGCAATTCTATAAAATTATGGATGCCAATGACCGTCAAACAGCAAAGCAACTTATGTCTGACTGGATTTCATCCGCTGAAAGCTGTAATATTGAAGAATATAAGTATTGCGCTAAAACACTGCTGAATTGGCAGACCGAAATACTAAACTCCTTTGACGTCCGCTTATTCAAACAATTTTACCAAAGGCTGTAA
- a CDS encoding carbohydrate ABC transporter permease — protein sequence MSVKAKKSIKTSKQDTLFYAVIYAVILLILIILLWPLIFIVSSSLSSKEAVMAGRVFLLPVNFSLEGYKAVFQTNEVLIGFRNTVLYTLFGTMLNVALTLIAAYPLSRKDLPYRRMWSFIFTFTMIFSGGMIPTYMVVNKLGLMNSPLAMILPTAMSVYNLMIARTFMENSIPSELLEAARVDGCDDIAYFWKILLPLSKPVIAVITLYYAVAHWNSYFNAFLYITDAKLNPLQIVLRNILLANQIDTAMTTDFDTMTSKQGLADVLKYSLIVVSTLPVMIMYPFVQKYFTKGVMIGAVKG from the coding sequence ATGAGCGTTAAAGCAAAGAAAAGTATAAAAACATCTAAACAGGACACTTTGTTTTATGCGGTTATTTATGCTGTAATCCTGTTGATTTTGATAATTCTTCTCTGGCCTCTTATATTTATAGTTTCGTCGTCATTATCCTCTAAAGAGGCAGTAATGGCGGGGCGTGTATTTTTACTGCCCGTTAACTTTAGCTTGGAGGGCTATAAGGCGGTATTTCAGACAAATGAAGTGCTTATCGGATTTAGAAATACAGTGTTATACACTCTGTTCGGAACTATGCTTAATGTGGCACTGACATTAATAGCGGCTTATCCTCTGTCAAGAAAGGATTTGCCGTACAGAAGAATGTGGAGTTTTATTTTCACATTTACAATGATTTTTTCGGGCGGTATGATACCTACATATATGGTTGTAAATAAATTAGGTCTTATGAATTCACCGCTGGCAATGATTTTGCCTACGGCAATGTCGGTATATAATCTTATGATTGCAAGGACATTTATGGAAAACAGCATACCGAGCGAACTTTTGGAGGCGGCAAGAGTAGACGGATGTGACGATATAGCATATTTCTGGAAAATACTGCTTCCGCTCTCAAAGCCCGTAATTGCGGTTATAACCCTTTATTATGCCGTAGCACATTGGAATTCTTATTTTAACGCATTTCTGTATATTACGGATGCAAAGTTAAATCCGCTCCAGATTGTGCTGAGAAATATTTTGCTGGCAAATCAGATTGATACGGCAATGACTACTGATTTTGATACTATGACTTCCAAACAGGGCTTGGCGGATGTTTTGAAATATTCACTCATTGTTGTCAGCACTCTTCCTGTTATGATTATGTATCCTTTTGTACAGAAGTACTTTACAAAAGGCGTTATGATTGGTGCAGTGAAAGGATAA
- a CDS encoding ABC transporter permease, producing the protein MKTTKVVLQTHTIKRTSLIENLKKHWQLFLFLILPLLYIIIFAYGPMMGLQIAFKDFDAAKGVWGSPWVGLKHFKNFISSYQFARVLKNTLVTSVYSLVARFPVPILLALSINIMRNKRFKKATQMIVYVPHFISVVVLVGMVNQFFNPFVGLYGNIYKMMFGTNAPDLLSSPTSFLHLYVWSGVWQNMGWDSIIYLAALSSVSPDLHEAAQMDGASRLRRVISIDLPAIMPTIILLLIINAGQVMNLGFEKIYLMQNDVNLRLSEVISTYVYKVGISASGGNYSYATAIGMFNSIINFILVSTVNWLANKYGDTSLW; encoded by the coding sequence ATGAAAACAACAAAGGTAGTTTTGCAAACCCACACAATTAAGAGGACATCCTTAATCGAAAATTTGAAAAAGCATTGGCAGCTGTTTTTATTCTTGATTCTTCCTCTTTTGTACATTATTATCTTTGCTTACGGACCGATGATGGGACTGCAAATAGCATTTAAGGATTTTGATGCGGCAAAGGGAGTATGGGGAAGTCCATGGGTTGGATTGAAGCATTTCAAAAATTTTATCAGCTCATACCAGTTCGCACGTGTACTGAAAAACACATTGGTTACATCGGTGTACTCGCTTGTGGCACGTTTTCCTGTACCAATACTCTTGGCATTGAGTATTAACATCATGAGAAATAAAAGATTTAAAAAAGCTACGCAGATGATTGTATATGTTCCGCACTTTATTTCGGTAGTGGTACTTGTCGGAATGGTTAACCAATTTTTCAATCCGTTTGTCGGATTGTACGGTAATATTTATAAGATGATGTTTGGTACAAATGCGCCCGACCTGCTTTCAAGTCCAACCTCATTTTTACATCTGTATGTTTGGTCGGGTGTGTGGCAGAACATGGGATGGGACTCTATAATCTATCTGGCAGCACTTTCGTCAGTATCACCCGATTTACACGAAGCGGCTCAGATGGATGGCGCATCAAGGCTAAGACGTGTAATAAGCATTGACCTTCCTGCAATTATGCCTACAATTATATTACTGCTTATTATAAATGCAGGTCAGGTTATGAATTTGGGCTTCGAAAAAATATATCTTATGCAAAATGATGTGAACCTGAGATTAAGCGAGGTTATTTCAACTTATGTGTATAAGGTGGGTATATCGGCAAGTGGAGGAAATTATTCGTATGCTACTGCAATAGGTATGTTTAATTCGATAATTAATTTTATTCTTGTTTCGACCGTAAATTGGCTTGCCAATAAGTACGGTGATACAAGTCTGTGGTAA
- a CDS encoding glycosyl hydrolase: MRRIGILFLTTAILFVFCTNNLCMAHENDYSPTSSLNQGWQQGIEGGIEVAHAIFGDKPELVGMTAEIGDDSSEITVKNYLGKQGWVITPNKGNNARYINVDIDDSIAHSVTDGQSYAVAVEYYDEGRSSLTIEYDSMKYQPIIRQEAGEMSANTPLNASVNAGEREYIIFNDTKVWRNYQWFLPNPRFANELDGYDFRVGIYSKSMGYSRGGEVTISAIRLYRLDTVSRINITADTEKHIGNIFFQGEEIELSANIDNTIYPVHSQADGGYDLDIEWTIRDEYGTLIDTAEDTVSVEPLDKQKVTHKFKVDKYGIYRVDIEARDTEKKLYSHCGTEFSYVRHESDDFVNKHMGIQIALTNPEDERIVELTRKIGIRNVRMMLYYNNFRRSANNYEPTGVGIPMAFKSLFRAFKNNGMEIDINIHSASWMGAQYAFSETERTPPYTKEGLCRWADYCRMVADMFGDTADQFEIWNEYNLGPNHSFNLSNRPASDYAKLYEVSKAAIRDVNPNIPVIGLNTSGAPIEWISEVLDTGIGKDMDILSIHPYQWDGDPLTYSVRDRNLVKIKELMKKYGLEDKLLWITEYGYSSNYEDVNSYLEQGAYIAQAYPLILSTGIVDRYYHYCLLDKNTNIRADRESNFGIMRDRLTYPLPYMVPYGAKPAYLMVSQMNHMYADSEYIDEIKLNDTSIILRFKNKKTGKQFGVMYSNRENGQLATLKLGTDKLTLYDSYGNAEEISGVKGVYSFDLNKRVQYIEGDFTSFECTEGGVYPEQIAIPVTYGKDADIKIKNYSGKPVTVSADALEGSEVRIKGSGTINSQEGKLTISAGKAVSGTERVRLLITGENKVWYNGYIYLTYQEPVQLESALTAVSDGWEMRCSITNTGNDIVKGRLTLISPNEWHKKVPDTKVTLLPNETKELKLRLPVGLTADETQVETAFVVDEESGLGSYISKNYNFAAAQKAISPIVIDGKGNEWTDGFMTLNRNDQFKSLLSLGSTYAGPDDLSCQAAVKWDKDNLYFYADVTDNIHFASGCTPVNCWSMDSIQLALVYDPEDKLAKSEFEEFAMCLLDDKPTIYRHKTTFTGDGDYTSISDSELAIVREGLHTYYELRVPWKSLMPELQEIQPGTELKFSMVINENDGVGRVGYMTYGEGIVGTKDSTKFKRLYIRE; encoded by the coding sequence ATGAGAAGAATAGGAATACTGTTTTTGACCACGGCTATTCTGTTTGTGTTTTGTACAAACAATCTGTGCATGGCTCATGAGAATGACTATTCTCCCACATCTTCCTTAAATCAGGGTTGGCAGCAGGGTATAGAGGGCGGCATTGAGGTTGCTCATGCTATATTCGGCGACAAGCCTGAACTAGTTGGTATGACGGCGGAAATAGGCGATGATTCGTCAGAGATTACAGTTAAGAATTATCTAGGAAAGCAAGGTTGGGTTATTACGCCGAATAAGGGCAATAATGCACGATATATCAATGTGGATATCGATGATTCTATTGCGCACTCGGTTACGGACGGTCAAAGCTATGCTGTGGCTGTTGAATACTATGATGAAGGACGTTCAAGTCTGACAATTGAGTATGACAGTATGAAGTACCAGCCGATTATCCGACAAGAAGCAGGGGAAATGAGCGCAAACACACCGCTTAATGCCTCGGTTAACGCAGGAGAGCGTGAGTATATAATTTTTAACGATACCAAGGTTTGGCGTAATTATCAGTGGTTTTTGCCAAATCCGAGGTTTGCGAATGAGTTGGACGGATACGATTTCCGTGTAGGGATTTATAGTAAATCTATGGGATATTCAAGAGGCGGAGAGGTTACGATTTCAGCAATCAGACTATACCGTTTAGATACCGTAAGCCGTATAAATATTACTGCTGATACGGAAAAGCATATAGGTAATATATTTTTTCAGGGCGAGGAAATAGAGCTTAGCGCGAATATTGATAATACAATATATCCTGTTCACTCTCAGGCGGACGGTGGATATGACCTTGATATTGAATGGACGATACGCGATGAATACGGTACGCTCATTGATACGGCAGAGGATACAGTCAGTGTTGAGCCACTTGATAAACAGAAGGTTACACATAAATTCAAAGTTGATAAATACGGGATTTACCGCGTAGATATTGAGGCACGTGATACAGAGAAAAAGCTTTACAGCCATTGCGGAACTGAATTTTCCTATGTACGGCATGAAAGCGATGATTTTGTGAATAAGCATATGGGTATTCAAATTGCACTTACAAATCCGGAAGATGAACGCATTGTAGAGCTGACGCGGAAAATTGGGATACGCAATGTGCGAATGATGCTGTATTATAATAATTTTCGCCGAAGTGCGAATAATTATGAGCCAACGGGAGTGGGAATACCTATGGCGTTTAAGTCGCTTTTCAGAGCGTTTAAAAATAACGGAATGGAAATTGATATAAATATTCATTCTGCCTCATGGATGGGTGCTCAGTATGCTTTTTCTGAAACAGAGCGTACACCTCCATATACAAAAGAAGGACTTTGCCGCTGGGCAGATTATTGCCGTATGGTAGCGGATATGTTCGGCGATACGGCTGACCAGTTTGAGATATGGAATGAATATAATCTTGGACCTAATCATAGCTTTAATCTCTCAAATCGTCCCGCATCAGATTATGCCAAGCTGTACGAGGTATCTAAGGCGGCAATCAGAGACGTCAACCCTAATATTCCTGTTATCGGATTAAATACTTCCGGTGCACCGATAGAGTGGATTAGCGAAGTGCTGGATACAGGAATAGGGAAGGATATGGATATTTTATCCATTCATCCTTATCAATGGGATGGCGACCCTTTAACTTATTCTGTTCGAGACAGAAATTTGGTTAAAATAAAAGAACTGATGAAAAAGTATGGATTGGAGGACAAACTACTTTGGATAACAGAATATGGATATTCCTCCAACTACGAGGACGTAAATTCTTATTTAGAGCAGGGCGCATACATTGCGCAGGCATATCCGTTGATTTTATCAACGGGAATTGTTGACAGATATTATCACTATTGTTTGCTTGATAAGAACACAAACATTCGTGCAGACAGAGAAAGCAATTTCGGAATTATGCGAGACAGACTGACGTATCCGCTTCCGTATATGGTTCCGTACGGTGCAAAGCCTGCGTACCTCATGGTAAGTCAAATGAACCATATGTATGCTGATTCAGAATATATAGATGAAATCAAATTAAATGACACGAGTATTATTCTGCGCTTCAAGAATAAGAAAACAGGAAAGCAGTTTGGGGTAATGTACTCCAATCGGGAGAATGGACAGCTCGCAACGCTGAAGCTGGGAACAGACAAACTAACGCTTTATGACTCTTATGGAAATGCTGAAGAGATAAGTGGGGTAAAAGGTGTTTACAGTTTTGACCTTAACAAACGCGTACAGTATATTGAAGGAGACTTTACATCATTTGAATGTACTGAGGGTGGCGTTTATCCCGAACAGATCGCTATACCGGTAACTTATGGAAAGGACGCAGATATAAAAATCAAAAATTACAGTGGTAAGCCTGTGACTGTTTCTGCCGATGCTTTAGAAGGCAGTGAAGTTAGGATAAAAGGGTCAGGAACTATAAATTCCCAAGAAGGGAAGCTTACAATTTCCGCAGGCAAAGCGGTGTCCGGAACAGAGAGAGTTCGTCTGCTGATTACGGGAGAAAACAAGGTATGGTATAACGGATATATTTATTTAACCTATCAGGAACCTGTTCAGCTTGAATCTGCTCTTACTGCGGTTTCAGATGGCTGGGAAATGCGATGCAGCATTACAAATACCGGAAATGATATAGTAAAAGGACGACTTACGCTGATTTCTCCAAATGAATGGCATAAAAAAGTACCCGATACCAAGGTTACCTTGCTTCCAAATGAAACAAAAGAATTAAAGTTGCGTTTGCCTGTAGGATTAACTGCGGACGAAACACAGGTTGAAACTGCGTTTGTTGTAGACGAGGAAAGCGGACTTGGCTCTTATATCAGCAAAAACTATAATTTTGCTGCTGCACAGAAGGCAATCAGTCCTATTGTTATAGACGGCAAGGGTAATGAATGGACGGATGGTTTTATGACGCTTAACAGAAATGACCAGTTTAAGAGCTTATTATCGCTGGGAAGCACATATGCAGGTCCTGATGATTTAAGCTGTCAGGCTGCGGTTAAATGGGATAAGGATAATTTATATTTTTATGCAGATGTAACGGATAATATTCATTTTGCAAGTGGCTGCACGCCTGTAAACTGCTGGAGTATGGACAGTATTCAGCTTGCACTTGTATATGACCCTGAGGACAAGCTTGCAAAGAGTGAGTTTGAGGAATTTGCAATGTGCCTTTTAGACGATAAGCCTACGATATACCGACATAAAACAACCTTTACAGGTGATGGAGATTATACAAGTATATCCGACAGCGAGCTTGCTATAGTACGAGAGGGACTGCATACATATTATGAGCTGCGTGTGCCTTGGAAGTCATTAATGCCCGAATTGCAGGAAATTCAGCCGGGAACGGAACTGAAATTCTCTATGGTAATCAATGAAAACGACGGCGTCGGACGTGTGGGCTATATGACCTACGGCGAGGGTATTGTCGGAACAAAGGACAGCACTAAGTTCAAGAGATTGTATATAAGGGAATAG
- a CDS encoding transposase: protein MTSAYSNNFTKGCNNKIKVLKRNAYGYHNFKIRFRNRILHMFSYKNDLAKQGR, encoded by the coding sequence TTGACGTCCGCTTATTCAAACAATTTTACCAAAGGCTGTAACAACAAAATCAAGGTCCTCAAGCGTAATGCTTACGGATACCACAATTTTAAAATAAGGTTTCGCAATCGTATCCTGCATATGTTCAGCTACAAAAACGACCTTGCAAAACAAGGTCGTTGA
- a CDS encoding PT domain-containing protein, whose translation MKQKHLKRRIGTVIVAWIMLLSGSLPVSAAMLEITGTFGDRNVGKWLTAMVLSNNDTAVDPIPENITYITQEKIKSDGSFSLKLPIMQETDTFRSNLPINADTGKYFYVSSMNGSSDGTGSAASPVNTMQKAFELVEDGDTIVLLDTVRVSSWDTSKSLTVTGQNPITGVTEGGIDLTEIVSLRICGPVKFEKLKFVTKAAASMDEKANRIFACGNSLVMGEGLTMTEPIDILGGNSIGNTAESTDLTLLSGRYRRIYGGGWNSPVNGDTHIVIGGTVNSEYSVEDSSQNYYDSRVFGGGAYSGSEVAGETYITIKDNAAIAYVVGGGSGKGTDIKGGATHISIDGGRVMNVYGGTVDKTTVYEGDTYINMSGGSVEGIFGGSMSQTMTGNTRIAVSGGQVTRRIYGGCYNDWSGSWNSNFHVDGTTAVWVGGDARLITGEGLSSGNKDNSGIFAASRASSNLTTENSYLIFADGTYDKWKDKIGDVSGWSGTFKPYNDYLVKAGNGGTAILDNNTIGALDLTAEEGKIAFCNGQQTENGIYNIKDAETVIEFSQIAEVTPTPTASPTASPTTSPTAGPITEPTASPTASPTAGPITEPTASPTASPTAGPITEPTATPTVSSTPEQSAKLTENGAEVSADIALEKFEGGERVLAAVYNSDRQLVTAKIMEITENGNYKLNLDFTPIPTERYTIKLFVWKLHEMKPLNNGYSFGPLGGE comes from the coding sequence ATGAAACAAAAACATCTCAAAAGAAGAATTGGAACGGTGATTGTCGCATGGATAATGTTATTATCAGGAAGCTTGCCGGTATCGGCGGCGATGCTGGAAATCACAGGCACATTTGGGGACAGGAATGTAGGGAAATGGCTGACTGCTATGGTACTGTCAAATAATGATACGGCTGTCGACCCAATTCCTGAGAATATCACTTACATAACACAGGAAAAAATAAAATCAGATGGTAGTTTTAGCTTGAAACTTCCGATAATGCAGGAAACGGACACTTTCCGTTCCAATTTGCCGATAAATGCAGATACGGGAAAATATTTTTATGTATCAAGCATGAATGGAAGCTCAGACGGAACGGGAAGCGCAGCTTCGCCTGTAAACACAATGCAAAAGGCATTTGAACTTGTGGAGGACGGAGATACAATAGTATTGCTTGACACAGTTCGTGTTTCAAGCTGGGATACCTCAAAAAGTCTGACCGTAACAGGACAAAATCCGATTACGGGAGTTACTGAGGGAGGTATTGACTTAACTGAAATCGTATCTTTAAGGATTTGCGGTCCGGTAAAATTTGAAAAATTGAAGTTTGTTACAAAGGCTGCAGCGAGCATGGATGAAAAGGCGAACCGAATATTTGCCTGCGGAAATTCTCTTGTAATGGGTGAAGGTCTGACCATGACAGAGCCAATTGATATTCTTGGAGGCAATTCGATTGGGAATACTGCAGAGAGTACCGATTTGACACTTCTTAGCGGACGTTATCGTCGCATTTACGGCGGTGGCTGGAATTCTCCTGTAAACGGCGATACTCATATTGTAATCGGAGGCACGGTAAACAGTGAATATTCCGTAGAGGACAGCTCGCAAAATTATTATGATTCAAGAGTGTTCGGTGGAGGTGCGTACAGCGGTTCCGAAGTAGCAGGAGAAACCTATATAACAATTAAGGATAATGCGGCGATTGCGTATGTAGTCGGTGGCGGTTCGGGAAAAGGAACGGACATAAAAGGCGGAGCTACACACATAAGTATTGACGGTGGCAGAGTTATGAATGTGTATGGCGGTACTGTGGATAAAACTACAGTATATGAAGGCGATACTTACATAAATATGAGCGGTGGAAGCGTTGAAGGAATATTCGGTGGCTCAATGAGTCAGACTATGACAGGAAATACTCGTATTGCCGTATCAGGCGGACAGGTGACACGACGCATTTACGGCGGCTGCTATAATGATTGGTCAGGTTCATGGAATTCAAATTTTCATGTTGACGGCACAACTGCCGTTTGGGTTGGCGGTGATGCACGTCTGATTACAGGCGAGGGCTTAAGCAGCGGGAACAAGGACAATTCGGGAATTTTTGCTGCCAGCCGTGCATCAAGCAATTTAACAACAGAAAACTCGTATTTGATTTTTGCTGATGGTACTTATGATAAATGGAAGGATAAAATAGGAGATGTAAGCGGCTGGAGCGGTACTTTTAAGCCGTATAATGATTATTTGGTAAAGGCCGGAAATGGCGGTACTGCTATATTGGACAATAATACTATAGGAGCGCTTGATCTGACAGCAGAGGAAGGGAAAATAGCATTCTGCAACGGACAGCAGACAGAAAACGGAATTTACAATATTAAAGATGCGGAAACCGTCATTGAATTTTCACAGATAGCTGAAGTAACTCCGACACCAACGGCAAGCCCGACGGCAAGTCCAACGACAAGCCCGACAGCAGGACCGATAACAGAGCCAACGGCAAGCCCAACGGCAAGCCCGACAGCAGGACCGATAACAGAGCCAACGGCAAGTCCAACGGCAAGCCCGACAGCAGGACCGATAACAGAGCCAACGGCAACTCCGACAGTAAGTTCGACACCCGAACAGTCGGCAAAACTGACAGAAAACGGAGCAGAGGTTTCGGCAGACATTGCACTGGAAAAATTTGAGGGCGGCGAGCGCGTTTTAGCCGCTGTCTATAATTCAGACAGACAGCTTGTCACGGCAAAAATTATGGAAATTACAGAAAACGGTAATTATAAATTAAACCTTGATTTTACACCTATTCCTACGGAGAGATATACAATTAAACTGTTTGTGTGGAAATTGCACGAAATGAAACCGCTTAACAACGGTTATTCGTTCGGACCTCTCGGCGGTGAATAA
- a CDS encoding recombinase family protein, giving the protein MKGLTENALKAKHCGGTPPLGYELDALNFYKINEFEAQGVKLIYQWFLEGKSYTDIIAGINSLGYRTKRKRMFTRNSLYEILRNEKYTGTFVYNKMESRDEFTGARSRHKYKPESEIIKVENMIPEIISKEDWNNVQIILNSRKNAHTNRAKEEYLLSGKVQCGECGGSYVGKRTTNSRGNVYLSYICCRKRNSNYKCKNHCVNRDWLEEYVLKIVDNYISHLSHKQQHCIYKLCLERVENSHQSEIEVLKKEVRNIDKELFRIADVITIASSSTLIEKLTSLEQQKAEIQLQIENLAKEKRKSLSEQEIGLFLINFRKMLKERSAPYLKELVYLIVNKIIVNQENVIVYLNVPNVKVNK; this is encoded by the coding sequence ATGAAAGGCTTAACCGAAAATGCCTTGAAAGCAAAACATTGCGGAGGAACTCCACCGTTGGGCTATGAACTGGACGCATTAAATTTCTACAAGATAAATGAATTTGAAGCACAAGGTGTAAAACTCATTTATCAGTGGTTTCTTGAGGGAAAATCATACACTGATATTATAGCGGGAATTAATTCATTGGGTTATCGTACTAAGCGTAAAAGAATGTTTACTCGTAATTCACTGTATGAAATTTTGAGAAATGAAAAATATACAGGAACTTTTGTCTATAACAAGATGGAAAGTAGAGATGAATTTACTGGAGCACGTTCACGCCATAAGTATAAACCTGAAAGTGAAATAATAAAAGTAGAAAATATGATTCCAGAGATTATATCAAAAGAAGATTGGAACAATGTTCAAATAATCTTGAACAGTAGAAAAAATGCCCATACTAATCGTGCTAAAGAAGAATACTTGCTTTCCGGTAAGGTTCAATGCGGTGAATGTGGAGGGAGCTATGTCGGCAAGCGAACAACCAATAGCAGAGGAAATGTGTATTTATCCTATATATGTTGTCGAAAACGAAATTCTAACTATAAATGCAAAAATCATTGTGTAAATCGTGATTGGTTAGAAGAGTATGTATTGAAAATTGTAGATAACTATATATCACATCTCAGTCATAAACAACAACATTGTATTTATAAATTGTGTTTGGAACGTGTAGAAAATTCTCATCAATCAGAAATAGAGGTTCTGAAAAAAGAAGTAAGAAATATAGATAAAGAACTTTTTAGAATTGCAGACGTTATTACAATAGCCAGTTCTTCAACATTGATAGAGAAACTTACATCATTAGAACAACAGAAAGCCGAAATTCAATTACAAATTGAAAATTTGGCAAAAGAAAAACGTAAAAGTTTATCTGAACAAGAAATAGGTTTATTTTTGATAAACTTCAGAAAAATGTTAAAAGAGAGGTCAGCTCCTTACTTAAAAGAGTTGGTGTATCTTATAGTAAATAAAATAATAGTAAATCAAGAAAATGTAATCGTTTACTTGAATGTACCTAATGTAAAAGTAAATAAATAG